One Choloepus didactylus isolate mChoDid1 chromosome 8, mChoDid1.pri, whole genome shotgun sequence DNA window includes the following coding sequences:
- the LOC119542753 gene encoding olfactory receptor 6C6-like: protein MQNQSREIEFILLGLTDDPQLQIVIFIFLFVNYMLSMMGNVSILLLTLLDPRLKTPMYFFLQNFSFLEISLTTVCIPRFLITIVTKNKIISYNACASQLFFFLLLGVTEFYLLAAMSYDRYVAICKPLHYPVIMSSKVCHQLVLSSWTAGFLITFSPLVMGLQLEFCASKVIDHFICDTSPVLQISCTDTHLLELISFALAVVTLVVTLLLVILSYTYIIKTIVKISSAQKRTKAFSTCTSHMIVVSLTYGSCIFIYIKPSAKERVTLSKCVAVIYTSVAPSLNPFIYALRNQQVKQAFKDTVQKLCNSRTTPLKFH, encoded by the exons ATGCAGAACCAGTCAAGAGAGATAGAATTCATTCTCCTGGGACTGACAGATGACCCACAGCTGcaaattgtaatttttatttttctctttgtcaacTACATGTTGAGCATGATGGGAAATGTATCCATTCTCCTCCTTACCCTTCTGGACCCCCGCCTCAAGACTCCAATGTActtctttctccaaaatttctccttCTTGGAAATCTCATTGACAACAGTCTGTATTCCCAGGTTCCTTATAACCATAGTGactaaaaacaaaatcatttccTACAATGCTTGTGCATCTCAATTATTCTTTTTCCTCCTGTTAGGAGTTACAGAATTTTACCTTCTGGCTGCCAtgtcctatgaccgctatgtggccatctgcaaacCCCTGCATTACCCAGTGATCATGAGCAGTAAAGTGTGCCACCAACTTGTACTCAGTTCATGGACAGCTGGCTTTCTGATTACCTTCTCACCACTGGTCATGGGACTGCAACTGGAATTCTGTGCTTCCAAAGTAATTGATCATTTCATATGTGACACATCACCTGTCCTGCAGATTTCTTGCACAGACACACATTTGCTAGAATTGATTTCATTTGCTTTAGCAGTTGTAACACTTGTGGTCACATTGCTGTTGGTGATTCTTTCCTACACATATATTATCAAGACCATTGTTAAAATCTCTTCTGCTCAGAAAAGAACAAAGGCCTTTTCCACCTGCACTTCCCACATGATTGTAGTCTCCTTGACTTATGGCAGCTGTATCTTCATTTACATAAAGCCATCAGCAAAGGAAAGAGTGACTTTATCCAAATGTGTAGCTGTTATCTATACTTCTGTTGCCCCTTCTTTAAACCCCTTCATTTATGCTCTAAGGAACCAGCAAGTGAAACAAGCCTTCAAGGATACAGtccaaaag CTGTGTAATAGTAGGACCACTCCATTAAAGTttcattga